From Deferrisoma camini S3R1, the proteins below share one genomic window:
- a CDS encoding GxxExxY protein: MQYMYVDLTDKVIAAFYEVYNTLGYGFLEKVYENALMAELLERGVSAEQQPALEVEYKGTCVGQYFADLVVNGSVIVEVKAVKTIAPEHEAQLLNYLKATGIRVGLILNFGPRPQIKRLVF, from the coding sequence ATGCAGTACATGTATGTGGACCTTACTGATAAGGTTATTGCCGCATTCTATGAAGTGTACAACACTTTGGGGTACGGTTTTCTCGAGAAGGTCTACGAGAACGCCCTGATGGCAGAACTGCTGGAACGAGGGGTGAGCGCCGAGCAACAACCGGCTCTAGAGGTGGAGTACAAGGGGACGTGTGTCGGGCAGTACTTCGCAGACCTTGTGGTGAATGGCAGCGTGATCGTGGAGGTCAAGGCCGTCAAGACGATCGCCCCGGAGCACGAGGCGCAACTGTTGAACTACCTGAAGGCGACGGGGATACGCGTGGGCTTGATACTCAACTTCGGCCCGAGGCCGCAGATCAAGAGGTTGGTGTTTTAG
- a CDS encoding glycosyltransferase: protein MLYSFGTGGLEKGIATVVRHGSEGFRHSIVCLTVSGASERLLPPGTDVVELRKPPGNSIRSIIKLRRILKELRPDVVHTRNWPGMDGIIAARLAGIRNVVHGEHGWGMDDPDGRSPKRVRIRRLLARWVREYTCVSRAIEGWLVEEIRVGRPVTQIYNGVDTDVFRPGSGERVRAELGIPGEAFVAGIVGRLDPIKDHPTLFQAFARLRDKVPDARLVVVGDGPERGRLESVAGEGVIFLGDRADVPEILRALDVFVLCSRNEGISNTILEAMATGLPVVATRVGGNPELVKDGQTGTLMPPGNAEALGQGLAGYALHPDRARAHGRAGRKLVEARFSIPAMVAGYEGVWKRIWGGGGKARASSCGAEEGA, encoded by the coding sequence GTGCTCTACTCTTTCGGTACCGGTGGCCTTGAGAAGGGGATCGCCACGGTGGTGCGGCACGGGTCGGAGGGGTTTCGTCACTCCATCGTGTGCCTCACCGTGTCCGGGGCGTCGGAGCGATTGCTGCCCCCGGGAACCGACGTGGTGGAGCTGAGAAAACCCCCAGGAAATTCCATCCGTAGCATCATCAAGTTGAGGCGGATTCTGAAGGAGCTCCGGCCCGACGTGGTCCACACCCGCAACTGGCCCGGCATGGACGGGATCATCGCGGCGCGGTTGGCCGGCATCCGCAACGTGGTGCACGGCGAGCACGGGTGGGGCATGGACGACCCCGACGGCCGAAGCCCCAAGCGGGTGCGCATCCGGCGCCTGCTGGCCCGCTGGGTGCGGGAATACACCTGCGTCTCCCGGGCCATCGAGGGCTGGCTCGTGGAGGAGATCCGGGTGGGCCGGCCCGTGACCCAGATCTACAACGGGGTGGACACCGACGTGTTTCGTCCGGGCTCCGGCGAGCGCGTCCGGGCGGAGCTCGGCATTCCTGGCGAGGCGTTCGTGGCCGGGATCGTGGGCCGGTTGGACCCCATCAAGGACCACCCCACCCTGTTCCAGGCCTTCGCCCGGCTGCGGGACAAGGTGCCCGACGCCCGGCTCGTGGTGGTGGGGGACGGCCCGGAGAGGGGGCGGCTCGAATCCGTCGCAGGTGAGGGGGTGATCTTCCTGGGCGACCGGGCGGACGTGCCCGAGATCCTGCGGGCGCTGGACGTGTTCGTGCTGTGCTCCCGGAACGAGGGCATCTCGAACACCATCCTCGAGGCCATGGCCACCGGACTGCCCGTGGTGGCCACCCGCGTCGGGGGGAACCCCGAGCTGGTGAAGGACGGGCAGACCGGCACCCTGATGCCCCCGGGCAACGCCGAGGCCCTGGGCCAGGGACTGGCGGGATACGCCCTCCACCCGGACCGGGCCCGGGCCCACGGCCGGGCCGGAAGGAAACTCGTGGAGGCGCGGTTCTCCATCCCCGCCATGGTGGCGGGGTACGAGGGGGTGTGGAAGCGGATATGGGGGGGCGGTGGCAAGGCGCGAGCGTCTTCCTGCGGGGCGGAGGAAGGTGCGTGA